A segment of the Balneola vulgaris DSM 17893 genome:
AGCCCTGAAGGCACTTTTTCTTGAAAGGCTTCGAGTACGGGCATGGTGCCTGTTTCCGCATAGGCGTAGATGTCTTCCGCTATCGATTTCCCAATTCCTTTGATGTCCGTAATGGTTTTGCTTTCAATGTAGGTGTTGATGTCGTCGTTGAGCCCTTCTACCGTTTGGGCGGCACGATCGAAAGCGATGGCTTTGAAACGGTTTTCACCAGCTAATTGCATCAACTGAAATACTTCACGGAGTTTGGCGGCTACATCTCTATTGGTAGGCATGGAATTCGAATCTAAATTTTCTTTTCGGGGATAATACGAGGAATGCGAACCATTTTGTAGTTCAAGCATCAGCTATTTCCATTTTTAGCTCCCCGTAAAACTTCCTTAAAACGGTTGTTCGTTCGCTTGGTAAGCTGTAAAATCCATGAACGTAAAATTTTGAGGTATGATTAAGAACATCGCACTTTTGGGGATTGTGGCATTTGTTGCCTGTGCACCATCAGAAACAGAGAAAGTAGAATATAAAACCGACGTTCAAGCGGTGTTAAACGATTGGCATAATGCAGCTGCTGAAGCCGATTTCGAGCGCTATTTTGGGCATTTCGAAAATGAACATTCCATTTTTATGGGCACCGACGCCACCGAGCGTTGGAACCTGACCGAGTTTAAAGAATTCAGTAAGCCTTATTTCGACAGAGGACGTGCTTGGAGTTTCACTCCCGTTTCACGCTATGTGTATCTCTCTGAAAACGGCAAAATAGCTTGGTTCGACGAAAAACTGTCTACTCCAAATCTTGGGCCAAGTCGCGGAACCGGCGTAATGGTATTGAAGGATGGTAACTGGAAAATCGCCCATTACAATTTAACAGTACCGATCCCTAACGCTATTGTAGGCGATGTGGTTGAACAAATTGAAGAAGAACTTACTAAGTAATAACCCTTAGGTGGCGCAAAGCCGATCTTTGCCGTCATCTCTAATATCAAATCATTAAACAATGAAAAAACGCATTCTAACTCTTCTGCTTCTGCTGATGGTGTCGGCTACAGCGTTTGCTCAATTGAAGTCGCCAGAGGAATTTCTTGGCTACGAATTGGGTGAGCAATGGACCCCTCACTACAAAGTGCATGCTTATTTTATGCATGTTGCAGAAAATTCGGATCTAGTAACCTATAGACAATATGGTAGCACCTATGAAGGCCGAGAGCTTTCAACTGTAGTGGTTACTACTACGGCAAATCACAACCGATTAGAAGAAATTCGAACAAACAACTTAAAACGAACGGGCTTAATGGAAGGCGAGCCAACAGCCGACAAAACCCCCATCGTTTGGTTGAGTTATAACGTTCATGGAAATGAGACTTCTTCAAGTGAAGCCGCACTTAAAACCATTTATGAACTTGTTACAAATAGGCAACAGTGGTTGCAAGATGTAGTGGTAATCATGGATCCAATGATTAACCCTGATGGTCGCGACCGCTACGTTAACTGGTACAAAACCAAAAAAGGCGCTCAGTTTAATGCCAACCCAGAAACGTGGGAGCATAATGAGCCATGGCCTGGCGGACGTACCAATCACTATTACTTCGATTTAAACCGTGATTGGGCGTGGCAAACTCAGAAAGAGTCTAGAGCTCGAATTCAGTGGTACCAGCAGTGGATGCCTCACGTACATGTGGATTTCCACGAACAAGGCGTAAATAGCCCATATTTCTTTGCACCCGCAGCACGACCACTTCATAATGTTATTTCTGAATGGCAACGCGAATACCAATACATCATTGGTAAAAACCATGCGAAGTATTTCGACCGTGAAGGCTGGTTATACTTTACAAAGGAATCGTTTGACTTATTCTACCCTAGCTATGGTGATACTTGGCCAACATACAACGGCGCAATTGGTATGACTTACGAGCAAGCTGGTGGTGGCCGTGCTGGTTTAGGTATCCGTACCGCAGAAGGTGATACCTTAAGCTTATTAGACCGTTTAACGCACCATTACACTACAGGTTTATCAACGGTAGAGATTACGGCGATTAACAAAGACCGTGTGATCGATGAGTTCGCTTCTTATTTCTCAGAAGCAAAAGAAAATGGATCAGGTGATTATAAATCGTTTGTAGTTAAGAGAAATAGCAACCCAGATAAAGTAGCTAGTTTACTGCAGTATCTGATGGCACAGAACATCGAGTTTGGTCAGGCTACAAAAAGTGCACGACTAGATGGCTATGACTTCAGCGATGGCTCAACAGGCCGTGTAAATATTGAGGAAGGTGATTACGTAATTACTACGTATCAGCCACAAGGTAATTTAGTACGTGTGTTATTCGAGCCAAAGCCTGAGCTAGAAGACTCGCTTACTTATGATATTACTTCTTGGGAGCTACATTATGCTTATGGCGTAGACGGCTATGCGGTAAAAGGTGCGGTTGAAGCAGGTCCTGTTCAAGAAACAACTACCCCGGTTGTATCCGCAAATGTAAATCGCCCTTATGCGTATTTAGCAAAGTGGAATTCTATTGATGACCTAAAATACCTTTCAGCTCTTCTTAAAGAAGGTGTAAAAGTGAGATATGCGGAAGTTCCTTTTGAGTTAGATGGCAAGAAGTATGATTCTGGAACATTGATTATCACTCGAAGAGGAAACGAAAATTTAGGTTCCAACTTTGATAGCATTGTTAAAAACACAGCCGATAACTTTGGGCGTGTGTTAACCCCAGCAACAACGGGCTTTGTAGATTCTGGTAAGGACTTCGGTTCTTCATCTGTGCGCTATATCAAAGCACCTAAAGTGGGTATCATTGCGGGTGAAGGCACAAGTTCACAGATGGTAGGTCATATTTGGCATTTCTTTGATCGTCAGATTGAGTACCCATTGAACCTAATTAACCGCGACGATCTATCTTTTATCGATTGGCATGAGTACGATGTGCTGATTATGCCATCGGGTTCATATAACAGTGTATTTGATGAGCGTGGCCTAGATCAATTGAAAGATTGGATTCGTGGTGGCGGTAAGCTTATTGCCGTAGAAGGAGCGAATGGCTTCTTAGCAGGCAAGAGCGGATTCGGCTTAAAAATGAAGCGCACAGAGCGTGAAGAAGCGAGCGATGAAGACAAGCTTGTTAAATATGCAGAAGCGCGTCGCCTATCGGCTTCAGGCCTAAATGCTGGTTCAATCTTCAAGTTAGATATGGACAACACCCACCCATTAGCCTTCGGTTATGGCGATTCTTATATGTCGCTAAAGCTTGGCTCTCGTGGCTATGAGTTCCTCGACAATGGCTGGAATGTAGGTGTGGCTAAAGAAGGTGCTCATCGTAGTGGCTTTGTAGGTACGGATGCCGTGAAAGCTTTAGAGAATACACTTTCATTTGGTGTGCAAAGAATGGGCTCAGGTCGTGTGGTGTACATGATTGATAACCCAATGTTCAGAGCGTTCTGGCACAATGGTAAGCTGCTATTCGGAAACGCAGTGTTCCTAGTAGGTAACTAAGTAAACTAAGATTAAACCCGGTGGAGGATTCCCATGAATGATGAAAAAATTGTTTGTGAAACACCAACGCCGGGTAAAAATTCCACTCGAATTGATAAATGGAAATACGAGGCCGTACGTAAGGCCATACTTAAAGTAGTTCCAACAGAAGGGCCGGGTATACTGTTTAAAGAACTCCCTCAGTATTTAGAGGGAGTTTTAACAGACGAAGAATTGGAGAACCTGGGTTCTCTCATGTGGTATACCACCACCGTGAAACTAGATATGGAAGCAAAAGGGGAGCTTATTAGGCTAAAAGGAAGTCCCCAACGGTTAATTCGAAGCTAATTCAGCCTCACTAGCTATATAACCAAATGAAGCCCAATTGCCGGCATCATACACGCCACGCCAAACTTCTTTAGCTCTTTCTTCACGACCATTGATATGGTGCCAAAAACCGATACCGTATCCAACCGTGGCATTACTTAAGGCATCAGCCTGACCTTCCTCTAAGATTTTATCCGCATCAAAAACTCCTTTGAATACCAACAGCAATTTGTGGTAGTCATCGTTTTCAATCACTTCTAAATCTTCTTCAATACCTTGGATTACTTGTCCAGCTAGTTCATCCTGTCCATGCTTTCTCAAAGTCATGTAGTACCAGTATTGAGTAGCCACCTTCATGTCGTTGTTCTTACTGGCTTCTATACATTTCTCATAAGCATTTTGAGCTTTTTCATACTGCCCAGTTACATAGTAGGCCAAGCCCAAGTGATACCAAATGTTGGTATGAAGAGTACTGGTAGGCTGATTTAGAGCATTCGGTAAACCATCTTGCTCAATGATATCATCCGTGCCTTCAATTAGTTCAGCGGCTTTTTCAAAATCCTGAATAGCGGCATCGAATTGGCGCGTAGATAAATAGCGGTGTCCACGGTGCCGATATAGTGCAGCGTTGTTAGGATTCTGCTCAATCTCTTTATCTAACAGGGTAATGGCATCGCGATATTCCCCTTGATATCCAAGTAATCGTGCATCCCAGATAGCAGCCTCAACAGGAGTGTTATTGTCCATAGCCACTTGCTTTAAGCTATCGATGCGAACAATCAGACGGTTCGGGAGGTCTCGGACGGTGTTGGTTTTTAACGTGTCGCCCAGTAAGGAAATGGCTTGAACATCATTAGGGAGTGTGGTTTCCATATTCGGATTTTGGCACGCCACGGCACCCAATAACAAGAATGGTAGTAGTCTTTTCATAGAAGATAAATGATTAATGTTTGGGCTCTAATATATTAGCTCAAAGTTGTAAGTCCAACGTGAGTTCATTGCCATCTCTCAATACAGTGATGGTAGTCTTTTGTCCCTTCTCAAGCTTGTTTAGCATGCTCATGTAGGCATAAATATCATCAAGGTCTTCTCCACCAATTTTGATAATGATATCGCCGCCTTGAACCCCGGCTAGCTCTGCTGCACGATCTTTGGTAACACCCGTAATTTTCATGCCTTTGCCATCATAGCCGTAATCGGGTAACACCCCTAAAGTTGGTCCTTCAAGCCGCATAGTTTGGCGTTGCTCTCCTGGGGCTTCTTGAAAGGCTAGTTGTTCTTTTTGGATGCTATCTAAGTATTCAATGACTCGTTTTATATGGTGTAATATAAGTGCTTCCCCTTCCGCATTGATGTAATCGGTATCATCCGAAGGTTTGTGGTAATCAGCATGGGTATCTGTAAAGTAGTGCAGAACGGGGATGTTTTTATAGTAGAAGCTAGTGTGATCACTCGCGCCCGTTCCGTCTTTCACCAAATTCAAACTCAATGAATCGGTATTAGCCACTTCCATAATTTCAGGCCAATCTTCGGCTGTTCCCATACCAAAAATGAGGAGTTTATTGTTACTCATTCGCCCAATCATATCCATATTGATCATGGCTAAGGCGTTATCGAGGGGTATGGTTGGCGACTCAACGTAATGGGCAGAGCCGAGAAGTCCCATCTCTTCACCAGAGAATGCGATGAACAGAATATCTTTAGTTGGTTTGTTGGCAGCGAAGTAGTTCGCAAGCTCAAGCAGTCCAGCCGTTCCTGAGGCGTTATCATCGGCACCGTTGTGAATGCGTGGCTCGCCACGGTATAAGGAACCATGATCACCCAGGCCTAAATGATCGTAATGGGCACCAATCACGATGTATTCATCACCGCCTCCGGTTCCCTGTAAATAGCCTACTACATTTTTGGAAAGTCTTTTTTCGCCTTCACTGTCTTCGGTTGCATGTGGGTTATTGAGAACGGCCGTGTTAATGGTGAAGGTCTGAAAGTAAGTCTCATTATCACCGGCAGGTTCAAGTCCGAAATCGCGGAAGTAATCGGCTATATAATTCGCTGCTGTGGCTTCGTGAAGGGTACCAGCCTCTCGGCCTTGCAGGGAGTCGGAAGCTAAAAAGGTAATATGATCAAGGATGTCTTGGGTTTGAATCTCAGGATTCATCTTCGGCACAGTCGATGAAGTACAACTAATGAGTAAGCCAAGAATAGTAACTGAGAGTAAAGTGCGAAATATCATAGTGCTTCCAACTTTTAAAGTGAATTCAACAATAGTGCGAAAGTAAGAGAAATTTATGTGTTTTTGATGAAATACTGCTTAATTTTAGCCCACTGGTTAGGGGTGTCCGAACTTTTTGGGAGGACTGAGATTATACCCTAGTACCTGATCCGGATAATACCGGCGGAGGAAAACCTGATGCTAATCTCTCCAATGTTTTGATAACATTGGATAAGGCGCTTGTGGCCCTCCTCCTATTTATAATGCTAAAATTCAAATTGGAGGACGATGATTCGACCATTCAACCTTAAACTGTGTATTACAGTTTTAATTCTATTACTCACACAAATGTCGGCTATTGCACAAACTGTGCGTGGACGTGTTGTGGATGCTAAAAATAAAACAGCCTTGCAAGGCGCTACTATTCGCCAAGCGGAAACCTCACGAGGAGCTGTATCTCAACTCGATGGTTCTTTCGAGTTTACCTTGTCGGATGATGGGGCCAAAGAACTCATCATCACTTATGTGGGCTACAAGGATCGCCTCGTTCGTGTAACAGGTGATCAGGAATCTATGCTTATTCTTATGGTTCCTGAAACATATATCGGTGAAGAAATTTTTGTAGAGGCAACGCGTGTAGATGATTCAACACCGGTAACCTACACCAATCTCACTAAAGCGGATATTGAAGAGAAAAACCTTGGGCAAGATGTGCCATACCTATTGAACATGGCTCCATCTACGGTAGTTACTTCAGATGCTGGTGCGGGAATTGGTTACACCGGAATTCGTATTCGTGGCGTTGACCCTGCTCGTATCAATGTTACCATCAACGGTATTCCTGTTAATGATGCTGAATCGCATGGTACTTTTTGGGTTGACCTTCCTGATATTGCATCGAGTGTTCAAAACATTCAAGTGCAGCGTGGAGTGGGAACCTCAACCAATGGCGCGGGTTCATTTGGAGGCTCTATCAACCTTCAAACAAGCAATAACAGCTTAGACCCATTCGCTGAAATCAATACAGGCGTGGGTTCATTCGATACGCGAAAAGCAAATATCCTACTAGGTTCAGGCCTAATGAAAAATGGATGGAGCTTCGAAGGTCGACTATCGAAGATTCTGTCAGAAGGATATATCGATCGTGCTTCTGCCGACCTATACTCTTTCTATCTATCTGGTTCAAAAAGAGGGGACCGAAGCCTTCTAAAAACGGATGTGTTCTCAGGAAAAGAAAGAACTTACCAAGCTTGGTATGGTGTATCTGAAGCAAACATTGAATCGGGTAACCGCACCTTCAATGAAGCTGGTACAGAAAAGGCAGGCGAGCCGTACGAAAATCAAGTAGACAACTATCGCCAAGACTACTATCAGTTACATTACTCTTATCGCCTACAGGATAACTGGAACCTCAATGCATCGTTGCACTACACCAAAGGGCAAGGATACTATGAAGAGTACAAAGCCGATGAAGACTTAGCAGACTACGGTATCACCGTTGCGGATGCAGGCGATCCTTCCTCTTCTGATTTAATCCGTCGCCGCTGGTTAGATAATGACTTTTACGGAACCGTATTCTCTTCAACCTACACTCATTCTGAAGTGTGGAACCTAACTGTAGGTGGTGGTTTAAACCGTTATGATGGTGGACACTTTGGCGAAGTAATTTGGGCTCGTTATGCGGGTAACAGTGAATTCGAAGAAGAGTACTATAACAACGATGCCGTTAAAACGGATTTCAACATGTACGCTAAAGGGCAGTATTACCTATCGGATGCTGTAAATGCTTATTTAGACCTTCAAGTACGAACCATCAATTATGAATTTGATGGAGTGGATATCCAAAATGGATCGGTAGTAAA
Coding sequences within it:
- a CDS encoding nuclear transport factor 2 family protein, whose product is MIKNIALLGIVAFVACAPSETEKVEYKTDVQAVLNDWHNAAAEADFERYFGHFENEHSIFMGTDATERWNLTEFKEFSKPYFDRGRAWSFTPVSRYVYLSENGKIAWFDEKLSTPNLGPSRGTGVMVLKDGNWKIAHYNLTVPIPNAIVGDVVEQIEEELTK
- a CDS encoding M14 family metallopeptidase, whose product is MKKRILTLLLLLMVSATAFAQLKSPEEFLGYELGEQWTPHYKVHAYFMHVAENSDLVTYRQYGSTYEGRELSTVVVTTTANHNRLEEIRTNNLKRTGLMEGEPTADKTPIVWLSYNVHGNETSSSEAALKTIYELVTNRQQWLQDVVVIMDPMINPDGRDRYVNWYKTKKGAQFNANPETWEHNEPWPGGRTNHYYFDLNRDWAWQTQKESRARIQWYQQWMPHVHVDFHEQGVNSPYFFAPAARPLHNVISEWQREYQYIIGKNHAKYFDREGWLYFTKESFDLFYPSYGDTWPTYNGAIGMTYEQAGGGRAGLGIRTAEGDTLSLLDRLTHHYTTGLSTVEITAINKDRVIDEFASYFSEAKENGSGDYKSFVVKRNSNPDKVASLLQYLMAQNIEFGQATKSARLDGYDFSDGSTGRVNIEEGDYVITTYQPQGNLVRVLFEPKPELEDSLTYDITSWELHYAYGVDGYAVKGAVEAGPVQETTTPVVSANVNRPYAYLAKWNSIDDLKYLSALLKEGVKVRYAEVPFELDGKKYDSGTLIITRRGNENLGSNFDSIVKNTADNFGRVLTPATTGFVDSGKDFGSSSVRYIKAPKVGIIAGEGTSSQMVGHIWHFFDRQIEYPLNLINRDDLSFIDWHEYDVLIMPSGSYNSVFDERGLDQLKDWIRGGGKLIAVEGANGFLAGKSGFGLKMKRTEREEASDEDKLVKYAEARRLSASGLNAGSIFKLDMDNTHPLAFGYGDSYMSLKLGSRGYEFLDNGWNVGVAKEGAHRSGFVGTDAVKALENTLSFGVQRMGSGRVVYMIDNPMFRAFWHNGKLLFGNAVFLVGN
- a CDS encoding DUF6958 family protein; protein product: MNDEKIVCETPTPGKNSTRIDKWKYEAVRKAILKVVPTEGPGILFKELPQYLEGVLTDEELENLGSLMWYTTTVKLDMEAKGELIRLKGSPQRLIRS
- a CDS encoding tetratricopeptide repeat protein; the encoded protein is MKRLLPFLLLGAVACQNPNMETTLPNDVQAISLLGDTLKTNTVRDLPNRLIVRIDSLKQVAMDNNTPVEAAIWDARLLGYQGEYRDAITLLDKEIEQNPNNAALYRHRGHRYLSTRQFDAAIQDFEKAAELIEGTDDIIEQDGLPNALNQPTSTLHTNIWYHLGLAYYVTGQYEKAQNAYEKCIEASKNNDMKVATQYWYYMTLRKHGQDELAGQVIQGIEEDLEVIENDDYHKLLLVFKGVFDADKILEEGQADALSNATVGYGIGFWHHINGREERAKEVWRGVYDAGNWASFGYIASEAELASN
- a CDS encoding M28 family peptidase, which translates into the protein MIFRTLLSVTILGLLISCTSSTVPKMNPEIQTQDILDHITFLASDSLQGREAGTLHEATAANYIADYFRDFGLEPAGDNETYFQTFTINTAVLNNPHATEDSEGEKRLSKNVVGYLQGTGGGDEYIVIGAHYDHLGLGDHGSLYRGEPRIHNGADDNASGTAGLLELANYFAANKPTKDILFIAFSGEEMGLLGSAHYVESPTIPLDNALAMINMDMIGRMSNNKLLIFGMGTAEDWPEIMEVANTDSLSLNLVKDGTGASDHTSFYYKNIPVLHYFTDTHADYHKPSDDTDYINAEGEALILHHIKRVIEYLDSIQKEQLAFQEAPGEQRQTMRLEGPTLGVLPDYGYDGKGMKITGVTKDRAAELAGVQGGDIIIKIGGEDLDDIYAYMSMLNKLEKGQKTTITVLRDGNELTLDLQL
- a CDS encoding TonB-dependent receptor → MIRPFNLKLCITVLILLLTQMSAIAQTVRGRVVDAKNKTALQGATIRQAETSRGAVSQLDGSFEFTLSDDGAKELIITYVGYKDRLVRVTGDQESMLILMVPETYIGEEIFVEATRVDDSTPVTYTNLTKADIEEKNLGQDVPYLLNMAPSTVVTSDAGAGIGYTGIRIRGVDPARINVTINGIPVNDAESHGTFWVDLPDIASSVQNIQVQRGVGTSTNGAGSFGGSINLQTSNNSLDPFAEINTGVGSFDTRKANILLGSGLMKNGWSFEGRLSKILSEGYIDRASADLYSFYLSGSKRGDRSLLKTDVFSGKERTYQAWYGVSEANIESGNRTFNEAGTEKAGEPYENQVDNYRQDYYQLHYSYRLQDNWNLNASLHYTKGQGYYEEYKADEDLADYGITVADAGDPSSSDLIRRRWLDNDFYGTVFSSTYTHSEVWNLTVGGGLNRYDGGHFGEVIWARYAGNSEFEEEYYNNDAVKTDFNMYAKGQYYLSDAVNAYLDLQVRTINYEFDGVDIQNGSVVNIRDNDKLTFFNPKFGLNYMLDEGKRVFASFGVASKEPTRSEYVESSQNSRPDPETLYNVETGYRGDYDTFFVGAYGYAMIYDDQLILTGEVNDVGGYIRQNVPNSYRLGIELEGGVSLSPVLSWAANATISKNKIEAFTEYIDDYDNGGQVATEFEDTDIAFSPNFIANSMFAYSSNGFDAELTTKYVSKQYLDNTQNEARAIDAYLVNDIRLGYSFTNIEFAKAITATLKINNVLDKEYETNGYTYGFIAGGEQRFNYYYPQAGRNFLFQVKWEF